A window from Apteryx mantelli isolate bAptMan1 chromosome 15, bAptMan1.hap1, whole genome shotgun sequence encodes these proteins:
- the DNAJA4 gene encoding dnaJ homolog subfamily A member 4 isoform X1, with translation MVKETEYYDILQVKPGASSEEIKRAYRKLALKYHPDKNPSEGERFKLISQAYEVLSDPKKRDLYDQGGEQAIKEGGLSGGSFSSPMDIFDMFFGGGGRMNRERRGKNVVHQLGVSLEDLYNGITRKLALQKNVICSKCEGYGGKKGAIEKCPVCKGRGMQVIVQQIGPGMVQQIQTVCPECKGQGERINPKDRCDNCNGCKVVREKKIIEVHVDKGMKDGQKIVFHGEGDQEPDLEPGDVIIVLDQKDHSVFQRRGHDLITKMRIQLSEALCGFKKTVETLDNRVLVVTSRPGEVIKHGDLKCIHNEGMPIYKSPMDKGSLIIQFLVQFPEHYWLPREKLCLLEALLPPREDVMITDEMDQVDLEDFDPSEQTYRNSGGEVYEEDEEGPRTGVQCQTS, from the exons ATGGTGAAGGAGACCGAGTACTACGACATCCTGCAGGTGAAGCCCGGCGCCTCCTCGGAGGAGATCAAGCGCGCCTACCGCAAGCTGGCGCTGAAGTACCACCCCGACAAGAACCCCAGCGAGGGCGAGCGG tttaaacTCATATCCCAGGCATATGAAGTTCTGTCGGACCCAAAGAAAAGGGACCTCTATGACCAGGGTGGGGAACAGGCTATTAAAGAAGGAGGCCTGAGTGGCGGCAGCTTCTCTTCACCCATGGACATCTTTGACATGTTCTTTGGTGGTGGAGGCCGAATGAATAGAGAGAGAAGAG gcaaGAATGTTGTGCACCAGTTAGGTGTATCTCTTGAAGACTTATATAATGGTATTACAAGGAAACTGGCACTGCAAAAGAACGTAATTTGTTCAAAATGTGAAG GTTATGGTGGAAAGAAAGGGGCTATAGAAAAGTGCCCTGTGTGTAAAGGAAGAGGAATGCAAGTTATAGTTCAGCAGATCGGACCTGGTATGGTACAGCAAATCCAAACTGTGTGTCCGGAATGCAAAGGCCAAGGTGAAAGGATAAATCCAAAAGACAGGTGTGACAACTGCAATGGCTGTAAGGTTGTAAGAGAGAAAAAGATTATAGAAGTTCATGTTGATAAAG gtaTGAAAGATGGTCAGAAGATAGTATTTCATGGAGAAGGTGACCAGGAGCCTGATCTGGAGCCTGGTGATGTTATAATTGTGCTTGATCAGAAGGATCACAGTGTCTTTCAGAGGCGAGGGCATGATTTAATTACAAAAATGAGAATTCAACTTTCAGAGGCTTTATGCGGCTTCAAAAAGACCGTTGAGACTCTTGATAACAGAGTCCTTGTAGTAACGTCTAGACCAG GTGAAGTGATAAAACATGGTGACTTGAAGTGCATCCACAATGAAGGGATGCCTATCTACAAATCTCCAATGGACAAAGGCAGTCTAATTATACAATTTTTG gTCCAGTTCCCAGAGCATTACTGGCTTCCAAGGGAGAAACTGTGTCTGTTGGAGGCTCTGCTTCCTCCACGAGAAGATGTAATGATTACAGATGAGATGGACCAGGTAGACCTGGAAGACTTTGATCCAAGTGAGCAAACCTACCGTAACAGTGGGGGAGAAGTGTAtgaagaagatgaggaggggccaAGAACAGGAGTACAATGTCAAACATCTTAA
- the DNAJA4 gene encoding dnaJ homolog subfamily A member 4 isoform X2 produces MQIYKFKLISQAYEVLSDPKKRDLYDQGGEQAIKEGGLSGGSFSSPMDIFDMFFGGGGRMNRERRGKNVVHQLGVSLEDLYNGITRKLALQKNVICSKCEGYGGKKGAIEKCPVCKGRGMQVIVQQIGPGMVQQIQTVCPECKGQGERINPKDRCDNCNGCKVVREKKIIEVHVDKGMKDGQKIVFHGEGDQEPDLEPGDVIIVLDQKDHSVFQRRGHDLITKMRIQLSEALCGFKKTVETLDNRVLVVTSRPGEVIKHGDLKCIHNEGMPIYKSPMDKGSLIIQFLVQFPEHYWLPREKLCLLEALLPPREDVMITDEMDQVDLEDFDPSEQTYRNSGGEVYEEDEEGPRTGVQCQTS; encoded by the exons ATGCAGATATACAAG tttaaacTCATATCCCAGGCATATGAAGTTCTGTCGGACCCAAAGAAAAGGGACCTCTATGACCAGGGTGGGGAACAGGCTATTAAAGAAGGAGGCCTGAGTGGCGGCAGCTTCTCTTCACCCATGGACATCTTTGACATGTTCTTTGGTGGTGGAGGCCGAATGAATAGAGAGAGAAGAG gcaaGAATGTTGTGCACCAGTTAGGTGTATCTCTTGAAGACTTATATAATGGTATTACAAGGAAACTGGCACTGCAAAAGAACGTAATTTGTTCAAAATGTGAAG GTTATGGTGGAAAGAAAGGGGCTATAGAAAAGTGCCCTGTGTGTAAAGGAAGAGGAATGCAAGTTATAGTTCAGCAGATCGGACCTGGTATGGTACAGCAAATCCAAACTGTGTGTCCGGAATGCAAAGGCCAAGGTGAAAGGATAAATCCAAAAGACAGGTGTGACAACTGCAATGGCTGTAAGGTTGTAAGAGAGAAAAAGATTATAGAAGTTCATGTTGATAAAG gtaTGAAAGATGGTCAGAAGATAGTATTTCATGGAGAAGGTGACCAGGAGCCTGATCTGGAGCCTGGTGATGTTATAATTGTGCTTGATCAGAAGGATCACAGTGTCTTTCAGAGGCGAGGGCATGATTTAATTACAAAAATGAGAATTCAACTTTCAGAGGCTTTATGCGGCTTCAAAAAGACCGTTGAGACTCTTGATAACAGAGTCCTTGTAGTAACGTCTAGACCAG GTGAAGTGATAAAACATGGTGACTTGAAGTGCATCCACAATGAAGGGATGCCTATCTACAAATCTCCAATGGACAAAGGCAGTCTAATTATACAATTTTTG gTCCAGTTCCCAGAGCATTACTGGCTTCCAAGGGAGAAACTGTGTCTGTTGGAGGCTCTGCTTCCTCCACGAGAAGATGTAATGATTACAGATGAGATGGACCAGGTAGACCTGGAAGACTTTGATCCAAGTGAGCAAACCTACCGTAACAGTGGGGGAGAAGTGTAtgaagaagatgaggaggggccaAGAACAGGAGTACAATGTCAAACATCTTAA
- the DNAJA4 gene encoding dnaJ homolog subfamily A member 4 isoform X3 yields the protein MLFKLISQAYEVLSDPKKRDLYDQGGEQAIKEGGLSGGSFSSPMDIFDMFFGGGGRMNRERRGKNVVHQLGVSLEDLYNGITRKLALQKNVICSKCEGYGGKKGAIEKCPVCKGRGMQVIVQQIGPGMVQQIQTVCPECKGQGERINPKDRCDNCNGCKVVREKKIIEVHVDKGMKDGQKIVFHGEGDQEPDLEPGDVIIVLDQKDHSVFQRRGHDLITKMRIQLSEALCGFKKTVETLDNRVLVVTSRPGEVIKHGDLKCIHNEGMPIYKSPMDKGSLIIQFLVQFPEHYWLPREKLCLLEALLPPREDVMITDEMDQVDLEDFDPSEQTYRNSGGEVYEEDEEGPRTGVQCQTS from the exons ATGCTT tttaaacTCATATCCCAGGCATATGAAGTTCTGTCGGACCCAAAGAAAAGGGACCTCTATGACCAGGGTGGGGAACAGGCTATTAAAGAAGGAGGCCTGAGTGGCGGCAGCTTCTCTTCACCCATGGACATCTTTGACATGTTCTTTGGTGGTGGAGGCCGAATGAATAGAGAGAGAAGAG gcaaGAATGTTGTGCACCAGTTAGGTGTATCTCTTGAAGACTTATATAATGGTATTACAAGGAAACTGGCACTGCAAAAGAACGTAATTTGTTCAAAATGTGAAG GTTATGGTGGAAAGAAAGGGGCTATAGAAAAGTGCCCTGTGTGTAAAGGAAGAGGAATGCAAGTTATAGTTCAGCAGATCGGACCTGGTATGGTACAGCAAATCCAAACTGTGTGTCCGGAATGCAAAGGCCAAGGTGAAAGGATAAATCCAAAAGACAGGTGTGACAACTGCAATGGCTGTAAGGTTGTAAGAGAGAAAAAGATTATAGAAGTTCATGTTGATAAAG gtaTGAAAGATGGTCAGAAGATAGTATTTCATGGAGAAGGTGACCAGGAGCCTGATCTGGAGCCTGGTGATGTTATAATTGTGCTTGATCAGAAGGATCACAGTGTCTTTCAGAGGCGAGGGCATGATTTAATTACAAAAATGAGAATTCAACTTTCAGAGGCTTTATGCGGCTTCAAAAAGACCGTTGAGACTCTTGATAACAGAGTCCTTGTAGTAACGTCTAGACCAG GTGAAGTGATAAAACATGGTGACTTGAAGTGCATCCACAATGAAGGGATGCCTATCTACAAATCTCCAATGGACAAAGGCAGTCTAATTATACAATTTTTG gTCCAGTTCCCAGAGCATTACTGGCTTCCAAGGGAGAAACTGTGTCTGTTGGAGGCTCTGCTTCCTCCACGAGAAGATGTAATGATTACAGATGAGATGGACCAGGTAGACCTGGAAGACTTTGATCCAAGTGAGCAAACCTACCGTAACAGTGGGGGAGAAGTGTAtgaagaagatgaggaggggccaAGAACAGGAGTACAATGTCAAACATCTTAA
- the SKIC8 gene encoding superkiller complex protein 8 — MTTQYGILFKQEQAHDDAIWSVAWGKNKKDGSETVISGSLDDLVKVWKWNDEKLDLQWTLEGHQLGVVSVDISHTGSIAASSSLDAHIRLWDLETGKQIKSIDAGPVDAWSLAFSPDSQYLATGSHVGKVNIFGVETGKKEYSLDTRGKFILSIAYSPDGKYLASGAIDGIINIFDIATGKLLHTLEGHAMPIRSLTFSPDSQLLVTASDDGYIKIYDVQHANLAGTLSGHGSWVLNVAFCPDDTHFVSSSSDKSVKVWDAGTRTCVHTFFDHQDQVWGVKYNGSGSKIVSVGDDQEIHIYDCPV, encoded by the exons ATGACCACGCAG tacGGTATTCTCTTCAAGCAAGAGCAAG CTCATGATGATGCCATCTGGTCAGTTGcctggggaaagaataaaaaagatgGTTCCGAAACGGTGATCTCTGGTTCTTTGGACGATCTAGTGAAGGTCTGGAAGTG GAATGATGAAAAATTGGATCTACAATGGACTTTAGAGGGTCACCAGCTGGGCGTGGTATCTGTGGATATCAGCCATACAGGTTCCATTGCAGCATCCAGCTCCCTAGATGCCCATATTCGCCTTTGGGATTTAGAAACCGGCAAACAGATCAAGTCAATAGATGCTGGTCCTG ttGATGCTTGGTCTCTTGCTTTTTCACCTGATTCCCAGTACCTTGCAACAGGAAGTCATGTgggaaaagtaaatatttttggcgttgaaactggaaaaaaagaatattctctGGACACTAGAGGAAAGTTCATCCTTAGCATTGCATAT AGTCCAGATGGAAAGTATTTAGCCAGTGGAGCAATAGATGGCATTATCAATATTTTTGATATTGCAACCGGAAAACTTCTGCATACGCTAGAAG GTCATGCGATGCCTATTCGTTCACTGACGTTTTCTCCAGACTCTCAGTTACTTGTAACTGCTTCAGATGACGGCTATATCAAGATCTACGATGT aCAACATGCAAACTTGGCTGGCACATTAAGTGGTCATGGATCCTGGGTATTAAATGTAGCATTTTGTCCTGATGATACCCATTTTGTTTCCAG ttcatctgATAAAAGTGTAAAAGTTTGGGATGCTGGAACAAGAACCTGTGTTCACACTTTCTTTGACCATCAAGATCAG GTTTGGGGAGTGAAATACAATGGAAGTGGTTCCAAAATTGTATCTGTTGGAGATGACCAAGAAATCCATATTTATGATTGTCCAGTTTAA